The Aquisalimonas asiatica nucleotide sequence AGCACGCCCTCGGGGCAATCATCCGCCTGCATCGGGTCGGTGAAGATCAGCACGCCGCCCGGCTTGAGCACCCGCGCTGCTTCCTCGATGACCTTCTCGCGGTTGCCGCTGTGCAGGAAGGAGTCCTGGGACCACACCACGTCGAAGTGGTTGTCCGGGTAAGGAATCTCCTCGAAGCTCGCGTCCAGCACCTCGATCATGTGCTCCAGGCCCACGGCGCGGTTCATCTCGCGATCGCGCTCGTTCTCCACCTCCGAGAGGTTCAGGGCCACGACGGGGCATCCGAACGAGGACGCCAGATAGCGGGCCGTGCCGCCGTAGCCGGCGCCCAGGTCCAGGACCTTGTGCTCCGGGGTCAGCTCGCCCAGCAGGTCGCCCATGTGCGCGACGGTGCGGCGGCTGGCATCGGCGATGGGTTCCACGTCATCCTCGTAGAGGCCAACGTGGATGTCCTCGCCGCCCCATACCCGGTGGTAGAAGCGGTCCGCATCGTCACTATTGTAGTACTCGCGTGCCGTGGCGACGGCACCGGTGTAGTTCTGGCTGCTCATTGTTCGTCCTCCACATACTTCTTCTCGGCGAAGTGGATGAAGAAGTCCGGCTCGCTCTCCCGGTAGGTCTCCTTGAAATCGCCGTAGGTCTGGATGTCCTGGAACCCGACCTCGCGCATCAGACGGCGCGCATAGGCCTTCCGCAGCGGGAACATGTTGAGGTGGTAAACGGAGTCATCGGGGAAGGCGTAGCGGAAGCGGGTCAGGCCAGGGTCCACGTACTCGGGGTAGACCGAGATGTCGTTGCCGCAGTAGTAGTACGTGTGCTTGCTGGAGTAGCCGTGATCCAGGATGGAGTCGTAGTTACGCTGGTCCAGGATCAGCACACCGTCATGGTTCAGCGCGGAATAGAACTCCGCCAGTGTCTTGCGGCGATCATTCTCGTTGAACAGGTGGGTGAAGGAGTTACCCAGGCAGATCACCGCATCGTAGCGGCCGTTGATGTCCCGGTTCAGCTGGCGCCAGTCGGCCTGGACCGTGCGCAGGATGTGTCCGCGCTTGCGCCCGTTCTCGAACGCCTTGGCGAGCATGTCGGCGCTGCCGTCGGCGCTCACCACGTCAAAGCCGGCCTCGATCAGACGGACCGAGTGGAAGCCGGTGCCGCAGGCAACGTCCAGGATCCGCTTGACGCCGCGCTCCTTGAGCGTCTGGATGAAGAAATCACCCTCGCTCTCCGCGCGACTGTCCCAGTCGATCAGGTCGTCCCATTTGTCGACGAAGCCGTCGTTGTACTCTTTCACGTAATGATCGGTATCGCGACATTCCTCGGGTTTCGGCCCGAAAGCCTGATCTTTACTTGCTGTCGAAGACATAGTGTTACCTCCCACCGTCCAGGGAAAAATGCGTGCAGCTGGCACGCGACCGGCCCGGGGTGTCAGGTGCCCGTACTTCAATACCTGAACCACGAATGGTCTGGATGCACGAATGCGTCTCCAAACCTGCTGGCTCGGCGAAAACAGCTGCACTGTTGCTGATCAGCCGCAATGGTGGTGTGCGGCCGGCAGCCTTCTTGCGGAACCCAGACGTCTGCTGAGCGTCCGCACTGGAAAAAAGTTGATTGTTTTTGGCCACAGAGCAGGACGGGGAAACCTGGTGATGCAGGTCATCCAGCTCCGGCAGCCCGAAGGACACGCAACGCGTCACCTTGCCGACGCGGTGCCTGGGTCGACGTACGAGTCGCCTTGTGTATGTGGCGAGCGTCCAGTACGCGACGAAAGGCAAATTCTCACTGCGCCATTGATTGCAGGTCTGGCGCAGTACCCCCCCTAACCTATCGTGTTCTGAGAGGATTTCAACCGTTGTAAACGGTGACGGCGGGGAAATGGCTGTCGGAGCCGGCGTATGGCGGCGCTTCCGGCTGTCTTGCCCGGGGCCGTGGATTTCGAGACAATTCACGGCTTTCAGCGTGCCCGGGAGTGCCCGGGTGGCTGTCGTCCACTTGCAGATCCGGAGACTGTCGCCGATGCCCTCTCGTCGTGAACTTGCCAATGCGATCCGTGCGCTCAGCATGGATGCCGTCCAGCAAGCGAAGTCCGGTCATCCCGGTGCGCCCATGGGCATGGCGGACATCGCCGAGGTGCTGTGGAATGACCACCTGCGGCACAACCCGGCCAACCCCGACTGGTGGAACCGGGACCGGTTCGTGCTCTCCAACGGGCACGGATCCATGCTGCTGTACAGCCTGCTGCATCTCTCCGGTTACGACCTGGGCATGGAGGATATCCGCCGCTTCCGTCAGCTCGATTCACGGACGCCCGGACACCCCGAGCTCGGCTATACGCCGGGTGTCGAGACGACCACCGGCCCGCTGGGGCAGGGGCTGGCCAACGCGGTGGGCATGGCGCTGGCGGAGAAGATCCTGGCCGCGCAGTTCAACCGGCCCGGTCACGAACTGGTGGATCACCACACCTACTGCTTCGCCGGCGACGGCTGCCTCATGGAAGGCATCTCGCACGAGGCCTGTTCGCTTGCCGGCACGCTGGGGCTCGGCAAGCTGATCGTCTTCTACGATGACAACGGCATCTCCATCGACGGCAAGGTCGAGGGCTGGTTTACCGACAACACGCCCGCGCGGTTCCGGGCCTACGGCTGGCACGTGATCGCCGACGTGGATGGCCATGACAGTGAGGCCATTGACGCCGCCATTCGCAAGGCGCGCCAGGAGTCCGACAAGCCCACGCTGATCTGCTGCAAGACCGTGATCGGTTTCGGCGCCCCCAACGCCTGTGGCAGCCACAGCGTTCACGGCGCCCCCCTGGGCGATGACGAGATCCAGGCCACCCGCGAGTTCCTCAAGTGGGACCACGGGCCGTTTGAAGTGCCCGATGCCGTCTACGAGGGCTGGGACGCCCGTACGGCCGGCGCTGCCGCCGAAGAGGCGTGGCAGCGCGTTCACGAGGACTACCGGCGGGCCCATCCGGAACTGGCGGCCGAGTTCGACCGGCGCATGCAGGGGGCGCTGCCCGCCAGCTTCGCGGAGCACGCCGACGATCTCATCCGCAAGGCGGCGGAAGACGGCGCATCCGTTGCCAGCCGCAAGGCATCGGAGATGGCGCTGGAAGGGTTCGGCCCCTATCTGCCCGACCTGGTCGGCGGCTCCGCCGACCTCACCGGGTCCAACAACACCCGCTGGTCCGGGTGCACCCCGGTGACCGCGGCGGACGGCGACGGCAACTACATTTTCTATGGCGTGCGCGAGTTCGCCATGACCGCAATCCAGAACGGCATTGCCCTGCACGGCGGTTTCATCCCCTACGGCGGCACCTTCCTGGTGTTCTCCGACTACGCCCGCAACGCCGTACGCATGGCCGCCCTCATGGGCCAGCGCAACGTGATGGTCTACACCCACGACTCCATCGGTCTGGGTGAGGACGGGCCGACGCACCAGCCCGTCGAGCACCTGGCCAGTCTGCGCATGATCCCCCGCTTGAGCCTGTGGCGTCCCTGTGACGCCGTGGAGACCGTCGTCGCCTGGCGCGCCGCCATCGAGCGTGCCGACGGGCCGACCGCTCTGGTGCTCAGCCGGCAGGGTCTGCCCCATCAGGAGCGTGCTCCGGACCAGATCGACGCCATTCGACGCGGTGGCTACGTGCTCCGGGACAGTGGCAGCGCCCCGGAACTGATCCTGATTGCCACCGGGGCGGAAGTGGGCCTGGCCGTGGAGGCCTGGGAGCAGCTGCAGTCCGACGGCGTTGCCGCGCGGGTGGTGTCCATGCCGGCGGTGGATGTCTTCGAGGCGCAGGACGAGGCCTACCGTGAGTCCGTGCTTCCCGCTGCCTGTGACCGGCGCGTCGCCATCGAGGCGGCGTCGGCCGAGTACTGGTACCGGTTCGTCGGGCCGCGAGGCCGTGTCGTGGGCATGCACGGCTTCGGCGAGTCCGCTCCGGCAGGCGATCTGTTCAGGCACTTCGGCTTCACTGTCGACAACGTGCTCGCACAGGCGCGCGCCGTGCTCGGTCACTGACGATGCTGCGCCTTGCCATCAATGGCTATGGCCGGATCGGTCGCTGTATCCTGCGCGCGCTGCACGAAGGCGATCGCCGGGACCGCATGAGCGTGGTCGCCATCAACGAGCCCGCGGACCTGGAGAGCATCGCCCACCTCACACGCTTTGACTCCACGCACGGCGCGTTTCCGGGTCGCGTGGAGGTGGATGGCAGGGACCTGGTCGTGGATGGCCAGCCGATTGCCGTCAGTCACGCCACCGATCCGGAAGGGATCAATTGGGGGGTCCACCACGTGGACCTGGTGCTGGAGTGCTCCGGCAGCTTCAGTCAGCGCGCCGGCGCCGAGCGCCATCTGGCGGCGGGCGCACCGCGGCTGCTGATCTCCCACCCCATGGCCGACGCCTCGGATGTGGATCTGACGGTGGTGCAGGGCGTGAACGCCAACGCACTGAAACCCGAGCACCGGCTGGTATCCAACGCCTCGTGCAGCACCAACTGCCTGCTGCCGGTGCTGCGGCTGCTGCAGGACTACGTGGGTATCGAGGCGGCCAGCGTCACCACCGTTCATTCGGTGATGAATGATCAGCCGCTGGTGGATGGCTACCACGCCTCGGATCTGCGCCGCACGCGCTCGGCGCTCGCCTCCATCGTGCCCGTCTCCACCGGGCTGGCCCGCGGGATCGCCCGGTTCATGCCGGAGTTGACCGACCGTATCCATGCGCAACACCTGCGCGTGCCGACGCTGAATGTGTCGGCAATGGACGTGAGTCTGCAGCTGAACAGGCGCGTCGAAGCGGCCGCCCTCAACGATCTGCTGAAGGCGGCCGCAGAAGGGCCGATGGCCGGCGTGCTCGGCTACAGCGACCGCGCACACGCGTCCACGGACTTCAATCACGACCCGCGCTCTGTCATCGTCGACGGAACACAGACCCGTGTCAGCGGCGATCTCGCGCACCTGATGCTGTGGTTCGACAACGAGTGGGGGTTCGCCAACCGGATGCTCGACGTGGCCGAACGGTGGCTCAGGGCGGCCTGATCGCGGTCCGCCGTCCGTCGCCTCTGCGCCGCGTGGGCAATGCCGGCCCGATTCACCGACCAACCGAAAGGAAGTGCCCATGTCCGTGCTCCGCATGACCGACCTGGACCTTGCCGGCAAGCGTGTCCTGATCCGGGAGGACCTCAACGTGCCCGTGGATGACGCCGGCCGGGTTACCGACGACACGCGCCTGCGCGCCTCCCTGACCACCATCCGGCACGCCCTGGATGCGGGCGCCAAGGTGATGCTGCTGAGCCACCTGGGGCGTCCGAAGGAGGGCCAGCCCGATCCGTCCGCCTCCCTGGCGCCCGTGGCCCTGCGCCTGGGCGAACTGCTCGGCCGGGATGTGCGGCTGGAAACCAGCTGGCTCGACGGCCTCACTGTCGATGACGGCGAACTGGTGCTGTGCGAGAACGTGCGCTTCAACGCAGGCGAAAAGGCCAACGACGATGGCCTGGCACAGCGCATGGCAGCGCTCTGCGACGTGTTCGTCATGGACGCCTTCGGCACCGCTCACCGCGCCCAGGCCTCCACCCACGGCGTGGCGCGCTACGCCCCGGTGGCCTGCGCCGGCCCGCTACTGGCCGCCGAGCTGGACGCCCTGGGCAAGGCCCTGGAGACGCCGGCGCGGCCCATGACCGCCATTGTCGGCGGCTCCAAGGTGTCCACCAAGCTCACGGTGCTGGAGTCCCTCTCCGGTGTGGTGGATCAGCTCATCGTCGGCGGCGGTATTGCCAACACCTTCATCGCCGCCGCCGGTCACCCGGTGGGCAAGTCGCTCTACGAGGCGGACCTGGTCGACGAGGCGAAGCGACTCATGGAGGCGGCACGGGCCAAGGGTGGCGAGATTCCCGTGCCCACGGACGTGGTGACTGCCAAGGCGTTCGCCGAGGACGCGGCGGCGACCACCAAGCCGGTGGCCGATGTGGCTGACGACGACCTGATCCTGGATATCGGCCCGGAGACCGCCCGCCATTACGCCACGCTGCTCAAGCAGGCCGGGACCATCGTCTGGAACGGCCCGGTGGGCGTGTTCGAGTTCGAGCAGTTCGGGGGCGGTACGCAGGCGTTGAGCGAGGCCATCGCGGCCAGCGAGGCGTTCTCCATCGCCGGCGGCGGCGACACCCTGGCGGCGGTGTCCCGCTACGGGGTGGGGGACCGGATCTCCTACATCTCCACCGGCGGCGGTGCCTTCCTGGAGTTCCTGGAAGGCAAGACCCTGCCGGCAGTGGCCATCCTGGAAGAGCGCGCCCGGACGGTGTGAATGGTCGCGGCTTGCGCCGCTCCTACGGAACGTCATGGCGTTGTGGGAGCGGCGCAAGCCGCGACACCACGTTGGCACGACCGGGGATCATTCGCCGGTCAGCAGCCGTGCCGCCTCCCGGTATTTCTCCGCCGTCTGCCGCAGGATCTCCTCCGGCAGCGTCGGCCCCGGGGCCGTCTTGTCCCAGTCCAGCGTCTCCAGGTAATCGCGCACGAACTGCTTGTCGAAGCTCGGTGGCGAGGTGCCGATGCGGTAGTCGGTTGCGGGCCAGAAGCGGGAGGAGTCCGGGGTGAGCGCCTCGTCGATGAGCGTCAGCCGGTCATCGGCATCGAGGCCGAACTCGAACTTGGTGTCGGCGATGATGATGCCGCGGGGCGCGGCGTACGCCGCCGCCTCCCGGTAGAGTCGCAGTGACACGTCCCGGATCTGCTCCGCCAGCGGGCGGCCCAGGGCCCCGATGGTGGCCTCGAACGCGACGTTCTCGTCGTGGTCGCCCACGGCGGCTTTCGTGGATGGCGTGTAGATGGGTTCCGGCAGCTGCTGGGCCTGCTGCAGCCCGTCCGGCAGGCGGATACCGCAGACTTCGCCGCTGGCCTGGTAGTCCTTCCAGCCGGAGCCGCTGATGTAGCCGCGCACGATCGCTTCCACCGGCAGGGGGCGGAGCCGGCGAACCACCACCGCACGCCCCTCGATCTGTGCCCGGTCGTCCGCATCGGGCACGGCCTCGGCAAGCGGCATCGCCGCCAGGTGGTTGGGAATGATGCCCCGCAGGCGGTCGAACCAGAAATTCGACACCCGTGTCAGCACCAGCCCCTTGCCCGGGACCGGGTCGGGGAGGACCACGTCGAACGCGGACAGGCGGTCCGTGGTGACGATGAGCATGTGGTCGTCGTCCACGGCGTAGATGTCGCGGACCTTGCCCTGCTGGATCAGGGGCAGGCTGTGCAGGGAGCTGGTATGCAGGCGCGCCGGGGGTTGCGTCATGGTTCCGTTCCATTGGCTCGTGCGTGAGTCGCGATGATACCGGAACCGCTGCAGTCAGCGCCAAGCCGGCGCGTGCGGTTCAGGCGTCCGCGTTGCGGATGGTCTGATAGGCGTCGAGCGCGGCCTGTCTGGATGCCTTGAGGTCGACAATCGGGTGGGGGTAGGTTACGCCCAGCGTCACACGGGCATCGCGCAGCACATCCGCGGGCGCCTGCCACGGCGCGTGGATGTGCTTCGCCGGGAGGGTCTCCAGCTCCGGCACCCACTGGCGCACGTAGGCGCCGTCCGGGTCGAAGCGCTCGCCCTGGCGCACCGGATTGAACACCCGGAAATAGGGCGCGGCGTCGGCGCCGCAGCCCTGGATCCACTGCCAGCCCATGCTGTTGTTGGCGAGGTCCGCGTCCACCAGCGTATCCCAGAACCAGGCCTCGCCCCGCTGCCACGGGACGCGCAGGTTCTTGGTCAGCAGCGAGCCTACCACCATGCGCAGCCGGTTGTGCATCCAGCCGGTCTGCCACAGTTCGCGCATGCCGGCGTCGACGATGGGTATACCGGTCTGCCCCGCCTGCCACGCCGCCAGGGCGGTGTCCCCGTCCGGGTCCCAGGGAAAGGCACGGAAGCGGGTGTCGATGGGGTCGTCGGGCATGCCGGGGAAATGGAACAGCAGGTGGTGGCCGAACTCACGCCAGGCCACTTCGCTGAGGAACGATTCCGCATCGTCGCCATCGCCACCCGGTGAATCGCGCGTGGCGGTCCAGATCTGCCGCGGGCTGATCTCGCCGAAATGCAGGTGAGGGGACAGCCCCGATGTCCCGGGGACGGAGGGCCAGTCACGCCGGTCGTCGTAGCCGCGCAGGCGCGCCTCCAGAAACGTCGTCAGCCGCTGCCAGGCGCCCGCTTCACCGGGCGACCAGACCGGCTCGAAGCCCCTGTCCCAGCGGATGGCCGGCAGTAGCCGGAGGTCATCGAGGGCGGTGGAAGCGGGGCGTGCGGCCGGTGCGTCCATGTCGGGAACCGGCAAGGGGCGATCCGGCGACGCCTGCCGCCGCAGGCTCCGCCAGAAGGGGGTGAAGGTGCGGTAGTGGCCGCCGTCGCCCTTGCGGATCTCCCAGGGTTCGAAGAGCAGGGCGCCCTTGTGGCTCTCGGCACCGATGCCTTCTTCCCGCAGGATGCGCTTGATCTGTTGGTCCCGTTCGATAATGGCCGGATCGTAGAGCCGGTTCCAGGCCACCGCGTCGGCACCCGTCTCGCGAATCAGCCTGCGCAGGGTCTCCAGCGTCGTGGTTCCGGTGGCAATGAGCAGCGGCAACCGGTGGCGGGCGAGCTGGTCCTGGAGCGCCGCCAGGCTATGATGAAGCCACCACCGGCTGGCGCCACCCGGTGCCCACGGGGATTCTTCATCGGGTGCATGGATATAGACGGGCAACACCGCGCCGGCAGCCGCCGCCGCGCTCAGGGCGGGATTGTCGTGCAGGCGCAGGTCGCGGCGGAACCAGACCAGCGTTGTCGTCATGCAGACTGGCGCTGGTTGTAGTGCGTGTCCAGAGCGCGTACGGCTGCGCCGGTGTCCTCGCCGTCCACGAGCGTGAACCGCTCGGCATGGCCCTGGAGAGGGGCGGTGTTGCCGGCGACGAAGACCGGCACGTCGCCAGCGAGCCGGTTCAGTCCGGCTGTGCCGCCGGTATCGCCGCCGGTCCACAGCAACACACTTTCGGCGCCGGTCTGGCGGGCGGCGGTTGCCAGCGCGTCCGTGTCCACGGCGCACCCCAGAAGCGCGGTCCGGAATCCGTGGTCGATCAGCTGCAGGCCCAGCAGCAGCAGCGGGATGTCGTCGGCGCCGGAGTCCGTGGTCGCCAGCAGGACCCGGGGCCCGGCCGCCCGGCGGCAGCGGTGATGCATGCGGGCACTCAGGACCGTGCGCAGCCAGCTGTGGAGAAAGGCGCGTGCGGCCTGGTCGTCGGCGCTGCCCCCGGGTGGAAACTGCCGGTACAGCGGCGCCAGCAGGTGGTGCTGCACCTGGCTCGGGGCGAACAGCGAACAGGCCTCTTCGTAACACTCCGACAAGGCCTGTTCGTCATAAACGGTCACCCCGGTGCGCATGCGCGTCAGCAGGGCGCTCCAGGTGTCCTCGCCCGGGTCCGTGGTCTCCGCCGTGGTGGCCGCCGCGTCCCCGTCGCCCTCGTCCAGCACCTGCCGCGCCTGGCTGATGGGGATGCCCCGGTCCAGCAGTACCAGGATCTGGTTGATGCGGTCGATGTCCCGTTCGGTGTAGAGACGGTGCCCCTTGGGGGTGCGCTGTGGGCGGATCAGCCCGTAGCGCCGCTCCCAGGCGCGCAATGTCACCGGGTTGACCCCGGTCATGGACGAAATCGTCCGGATTGGATATAGCCCCTTGCTCAACGCGCTGACTCCCTTTGGCCGCCACGGCCGGCCACGGTCCGAATGTATAGCTATTGTATCAGTTCATCAAGCGGTTGTTCCCGGCCGGCTGCCGGATCCGGGGTCAGCGACGCGCCAGTGTCTGGAAATGCAACGGGAAGGGGGTGTTGTCGTCGGGTGCCTGGTGGCGCTCGTCGATCACCTGCCAGTCGTGCGCGTCGAAGGCGGGAAACCAGGTGTCGCCATCAATGGCGGTGTGGACCCAGGTGAGGTAGAGGCGGTCGGCGCGGGGCAGGAACAGCCGGTAGATCTCGGCGCCACCGATGATCATGACTTCCCTGGCGTCCCCCGCCGCGGTGAGTGCGGCATCGGCGTCGGCGACGACGGTACAGCCGGGGGCCTGGAAGTCGGGGTTGCGCGTCATGACGATGTTGTGACGGTCCGGCAGCGGGCGGCCGATGGAGAGGTAGTTGCGGCGCCCCATGATCACCGGCTTGCCGCGGGTGGTGCGCTTGAAGTGGCGCAGGTCGTCGGGAATGCGCCAGGGCAGGTCGTTGCCCTTGCCGATGACGTGGTCGGGGGTGAGGGCGGCGATGAGTGAGATCATGGTGAATATCCGCTCCGCTGCGTTCGTGGGTCGACCTCAAACAAAGGCACGGTGGGGATCGGGTGCGCCGGTCATGGACCGTCTCCAGCCATGGACGGCTGGAGACGAGCCTACAGGGAGGTACTCGTGGCGTGTCCATGACCGGCGTACCCGATCCCCACCCCCCGGAATATGCCTCACAGCTCCGGGCGGGGAGACTAGCTGCTTCTCCCGGCCGCCGGGGATGCGTCCGGGGGCTCCGGGCGGGCAATGCGGTCACGGACACGCCAACAAGTACGTCCCTGTAGGCTCGGCATCGGCCATCCCTGGCCGATGACGGTCCGTGACCGCATCACCCGCCCGGAGCCTGTGCCTGCTACGATCCGTTGCCTGCGCCGGAACTCAAACCGCGACCGGCGCCTTGATGTGCGGCTCCGGGTTGTAGCCTTCCAGACGGAAATCGTCGTAGGTGAACGCGAACAG carries:
- a CDS encoding SAM-dependent methyltransferase, whose amino-acid sequence is MSSQNYTGAVATAREYYNSDDADRFYHRVWGGEDIHVGLYEDDVEPIADASRRTVAHMGDLLGELTPEHKVLDLGAGYGGTARYLASSFGCPVVALNLSEVENERDREMNRAVGLEHMIEVLDASFEEIPYPDNHFDVVWSQDSFLHSGNREKVIEEAARVLKPGGVLIFTDPMQADDCPEGVLQPILDRIHLETLGSPKFYRETAKKYGLEEIDYEDHAHQLPRHYGRVLEETKRREASLEGEISQGYIDRMKTGLQHWVDGGNNGYLAWGIFRFRKA
- a CDS encoding class I SAM-dependent methyltransferase, coding for MSSTASKDQAFGPKPEECRDTDHYVKEYNDGFVDKWDDLIDWDSRAESEGDFFIQTLKERGVKRILDVACGTGFHSVRLIEAGFDVVSADGSADMLAKAFENGRKRGHILRTVQADWRQLNRDINGRYDAVICLGNSFTHLFNENDRRKTLAEFYSALNHDGVLILDQRNYDSILDHGYSSKHTYYYCGNDISVYPEYVDPGLTRFRYAFPDDSVYHLNMFPLRKAYARRLMREVGFQDIQTYGDFKETYRESEPDFFIHFAEKKYVEDEQ
- the tkt gene encoding transketolase, producing MPSRRELANAIRALSMDAVQQAKSGHPGAPMGMADIAEVLWNDHLRHNPANPDWWNRDRFVLSNGHGSMLLYSLLHLSGYDLGMEDIRRFRQLDSRTPGHPELGYTPGVETTTGPLGQGLANAVGMALAEKILAAQFNRPGHELVDHHTYCFAGDGCLMEGISHEACSLAGTLGLGKLIVFYDDNGISIDGKVEGWFTDNTPARFRAYGWHVIADVDGHDSEAIDAAIRKARQESDKPTLICCKTVIGFGAPNACGSHSVHGAPLGDDEIQATREFLKWDHGPFEVPDAVYEGWDARTAGAAAEEAWQRVHEDYRRAHPELAAEFDRRMQGALPASFAEHADDLIRKAAEDGASVASRKASEMALEGFGPYLPDLVGGSADLTGSNNTRWSGCTPVTAADGDGNYIFYGVREFAMTAIQNGIALHGGFIPYGGTFLVFSDYARNAVRMAALMGQRNVMVYTHDSIGLGEDGPTHQPVEHLASLRMIPRLSLWRPCDAVETVVAWRAAIERADGPTALVLSRQGLPHQERAPDQIDAIRRGGYVLRDSGSAPELILIATGAEVGLAVEAWEQLQSDGVAARVVSMPAVDVFEAQDEAYRESVLPAACDRRVAIEAASAEYWYRFVGPRGRVVGMHGFGESAPAGDLFRHFGFTVDNVLAQARAVLGH
- a CDS encoding type I glyceraldehyde-3-phosphate dehydrogenase, translated to MLRLAINGYGRIGRCILRALHEGDRRDRMSVVAINEPADLESIAHLTRFDSTHGAFPGRVEVDGRDLVVDGQPIAVSHATDPEGINWGVHHVDLVLECSGSFSQRAGAERHLAAGAPRLLISHPMADASDVDLTVVQGVNANALKPEHRLVSNASCSTNCLLPVLRLLQDYVGIEAASVTTVHSVMNDQPLVDGYHASDLRRTRSALASIVPVSTGLARGIARFMPELTDRIHAQHLRVPTLNVSAMDVSLQLNRRVEAAALNDLLKAAAEGPMAGVLGYSDRAHASTDFNHDPRSVIVDGTQTRVSGDLAHLMLWFDNEWGFANRMLDVAERWLRAA
- a CDS encoding phosphoglycerate kinase, which gives rise to MSVLRMTDLDLAGKRVLIREDLNVPVDDAGRVTDDTRLRASLTTIRHALDAGAKVMLLSHLGRPKEGQPDPSASLAPVALRLGELLGRDVRLETSWLDGLTVDDGELVLCENVRFNAGEKANDDGLAQRMAALCDVFVMDAFGTAHRAQASTHGVARYAPVACAGPLLAAELDALGKALETPARPMTAIVGGSKVSTKLTVLESLSGVVDQLIVGGGIANTFIAAAGHPVGKSLYEADLVDEAKRLMEAARAKGGEIPVPTDVVTAKAFAEDAAATTKPVADVADDDLILDIGPETARHYATLLKQAGTIVWNGPVGVFEFEQFGGGTQALSEAIAASEAFSIAGGGDTLAAVSRYGVGDRISYISTGGGAFLEFLEGKTLPAVAILEERARTV
- a CDS encoding phosphoribosylaminoimidazolesuccinocarboxamide synthase, whose amino-acid sequence is MTQPPARLHTSSLHSLPLIQQGKVRDIYAVDDDHMLIVTTDRLSAFDVVLPDPVPGKGLVLTRVSNFWFDRLRGIIPNHLAAMPLAEAVPDADDRAQIEGRAVVVRRLRPLPVEAIVRGYISGSGWKDYQASGEVCGIRLPDGLQQAQQLPEPIYTPSTKAAVGDHDENVAFEATIGALGRPLAEQIRDVSLRLYREAAAYAAPRGIIIADTKFEFGLDADDRLTLIDEALTPDSSRFWPATDYRIGTSPPSFDKQFVRDYLETLDWDKTAPGPTLPEEILRQTAEKYREAARLLTGE
- a CDS encoding cryptochrome/photolyase family protein; translation: MTTTLVWFRRDLRLHDNPALSAAAAAGAVLPVYIHAPDEESPWAPGGASRWWLHHSLAALQDQLARHRLPLLIATGTTTLETLRRLIRETGADAVAWNRLYDPAIIERDQQIKRILREEGIGAESHKGALLFEPWEIRKGDGGHYRTFTPFWRSLRRQASPDRPLPVPDMDAPAARPASTALDDLRLLPAIRWDRGFEPVWSPGEAGAWQRLTTFLEARLRGYDDRRDWPSVPGTSGLSPHLHFGEISPRQIWTATRDSPGGDGDDAESFLSEVAWREFGHHLLFHFPGMPDDPIDTRFRAFPWDPDGDTALAAWQAGQTGIPIVDAGMRELWQTGWMHNRLRMVVGSLLTKNLRVPWQRGEAWFWDTLVDADLANNSMGWQWIQGCGADAAPYFRVFNPVRQGERFDPDGAYVRQWVPELETLPAKHIHAPWQAPADVLRDARVTLGVTYPHPIVDLKASRQAALDAYQTIRNADA
- a CDS encoding MerR family transcriptional regulator; protein product: MSKGLYPIRTISSMTGVNPVTLRAWERRYGLIRPQRTPKGHRLYTERDIDRINQILVLLDRGIPISQARQVLDEGDGDAAATTAETTDPGEDTWSALLTRMRTGVTVYDEQALSECYEEACSLFAPSQVQHHLLAPLYRQFPPGGSADDQAARAFLHSWLRTVLSARMHHRCRRAAGPRVLLATTDSGADDIPLLLLGLQLIDHGFRTALLGCAVDTDALATAARQTGAESVLLWTGGDTGGTAGLNRLAGDVPVFVAGNTAPLQGHAERFTLVDGEDTGAAVRALDTHYNQRQSA
- a CDS encoding dihydrofolate reductase; protein product: MISLIAALTPDHVIGKGNDLPWRIPDDLRHFKRTTRGKPVIMGRRNYLSIGRPLPDRHNIVMTRNPDFQAPGCTVVADADAALTAAGDAREVMIIGGAEIYRLFLPRADRLYLTWVHTAIDGDTWFPAFDAHDWQVIDERHQAPDDNTPFPLHFQTLARR